Proteins encoded in a region of the Streptomyces sp. NBC_00258 genome:
- a CDS encoding MurR/RpiR family transcriptional regulator, protein MTHEVKEIFAGEAPPAPAALAAKVRTLAPSMTRSMQRVAEAVAADPAGCAALTVTGLAELTGTSEATVVRTARLLGYPGYRDLRLALAGLAAQQQSGRAPAVTADIAVDDPIADVVAKLAYDEQQTLADTAAGLDTVQLGAAVGALAAARRIDVYGVGASGLVAQDLTQKLLRIGLIAQAHSDPHLAVTNAVQLRAKDVAISITHSGSTGDVIEPLRVAFEHGATTVAITGRPDGPVTQYADHILTTSTARESELRPAAMSSRTSQLLVVDCLFIGVAQRTYETAAPALSASYEALAHRHRSGSR, encoded by the coding sequence GTGACCCACGAAGTGAAGGAAATTTTCGCGGGCGAAGCCCCGCCGGCCCCCGCGGCCCTCGCAGCGAAGGTGCGCACACTCGCCCCTTCCATGACCCGCTCCATGCAGCGCGTCGCCGAGGCCGTGGCCGCCGACCCCGCCGGCTGCGCGGCCCTCACGGTCACCGGCCTCGCGGAACTGACCGGCACCAGCGAGGCGACAGTCGTCCGCACGGCCCGCCTCCTCGGCTACCCCGGCTACCGCGACCTCCGCTTGGCCCTCGCCGGACTCGCCGCCCAGCAGCAGTCGGGCCGCGCCCCCGCCGTGACGGCAGACATCGCGGTCGACGACCCGATCGCGGACGTGGTCGCCAAGCTCGCGTACGACGAGCAGCAGACGCTCGCCGACACGGCGGCCGGGCTGGACACGGTCCAGCTCGGCGCGGCGGTAGGTGCCCTCGCGGCCGCCCGCCGTATCGACGTGTACGGCGTCGGGGCGTCCGGCCTCGTCGCGCAGGACCTCACCCAGAAGCTCCTGCGGATCGGACTCATAGCGCAGGCGCACAGCGACCCGCATCTCGCGGTGACCAACGCCGTGCAGCTGCGGGCCAAGGACGTGGCGATCTCGATCACGCACTCCGGGTCGACGGGGGATGTCATCGAGCCGTTGCGGGTCGCGTTCGAACACGGGGCCACGACGGTCGCGATAACCGGGCGTCCGGACGGTCCCGTCACCCAGTACGCGGATCACATCCTCACCACGTCCACGGCTCGGGAGAGCGAGCTGCGGCCGGCGGCGATGTCCTCGCGGACGAGTCAGCTGCTGGTGGTGGACTGTCTGTTCATCGGGGTCGCGCAGAGGACGTACGAGACTGCGGCGCCCGCGTTGTCGGCGTCGTACGAGGCGTTGGCCCATCGCCACCGGAGCGGTTCGCGCTAG
- the istB gene encoding IS21-like element helper ATPase IstB, whose translation MSQPSTTLGYALFATRWLQAPLYFGLVAAQGVYVYKFFNELWNLILRCVTGQANETYVMLAVLKLVDVVMIANLLIMVIVGGYETFVSRIGLQGHRDQPEWLSHVNSNVLKVKLATAIVGISSVHLLQMFVDVHHTSQHSLLWGTVIHMAFIASAAILAYMSGPMAEHGDRSHKGHGPAQGQDGAGGGHAGATTVPAEFSTSTAATRAPVPVSIPAQATGSYLSSSPYENSSSYGDTSSYENRNPSSYDSYETGAETRIRAARFPSRKQLEEFDEEHPRDFDREVLARLGKLDFVAARRNVVFVGPPGTGKTHLAVGLGVRACQAGHQVLFATAAQWAARLTGARAAGRLAEELAALDAHPLLIVDEVGYTPFDADTAHLFFQLVAHRYERASLIVTGDRPLGRWDEIFGGAAPAMVDRLAHHAEIVRLEGDSYRMRRATSAWAE comes from the coding sequence GTGTCCCAGCCGTCCACGACGCTCGGGTACGCCCTCTTCGCCACCCGCTGGCTCCAGGCCCCGCTCTACTTCGGACTGGTGGCCGCGCAGGGCGTGTACGTCTACAAGTTCTTCAACGAGCTGTGGAATTTAATCCTCCGGTGCGTGACCGGACAGGCGAACGAGACGTACGTCATGCTCGCCGTGCTGAAGCTGGTCGACGTCGTCATGATCGCGAACCTGCTGATCATGGTGATCGTCGGGGGGTACGAGACCTTCGTCTCCCGCATCGGTCTCCAGGGCCACCGTGACCAGCCGGAATGGCTCTCGCACGTCAACTCCAACGTCCTGAAGGTGAAGCTCGCCACCGCCATCGTGGGCATCTCCTCCGTCCACCTGCTCCAGATGTTCGTGGACGTGCACCACACCTCGCAGCACTCGCTGTTGTGGGGGACGGTGATCCACATGGCCTTCATTGCCTCGGCGGCGATCCTGGCGTACATGTCGGGGCCGATGGCGGAGCACGGGGACCGCTCGCACAAGGGGCACGGGCCGGCGCAGGGGCAGGACGGAGCCGGCGGTGGGCATGCCGGCGCGACGACCGTCCCGGCGGAGTTCTCGACCTCGACGGCGGCCACGCGGGCCCCGGTCCCGGTCTCGATCCCGGCCCAGGCGACGGGCTCGTACCTGTCCTCGTCCCCGTACGAGAACTCCTCCTCGTACGGCGACACCTCCTCGTACGAGAACCGGAATCCGTCCTCCTACGACTCCTACGAGACGGGGGCCGAGACCCGGATCCGTGCCGCCCGTTTTCCCTCCCGGAAGCAGCTGGAGGAGTTCGACGAGGAGCACCCGCGGGACTTCGACCGGGAGGTGCTGGCCCGGCTCGGCAAGCTGGACTTCGTCGCCGCGCGGCGGAACGTGGTGTTCGTCGGGCCGCCCGGCACCGGCAAGACGCATCTCGCCGTCGGCCTCGGTGTGCGGGCCTGCCAGGCGGGACACCAGGTGCTGTTCGCGACCGCCGCCCAGTGGGCCGCGAGGCTGACCGGGGCGCGGGCGGCCGGGCGGCTCGCCGAGGAGCTGGCCGCGCTGGACGCCCACCCGCTGCTGATCGTCGACGAGGTCGGCTACACCCCGTTCGACGCGGACACCGCCCATCTCTTCTTCCAGCTCGTCGCGCACCGCTACGAGCGCGCCTCGCTGATCGTGACCGGCGACCGCCCGCTCGGCCGCTGGGACGAGATCTTCGGCGGCGCCGCCCCCGCGATGGTCGACCGCCTCGCGCACCACGCGGAGATCGTCCGCCTCGAAGGGGACAGCTACCGGATGCGCCGGGCTACTTCAGCGTGGGCAGAGTGA
- a CDS encoding copper homeostasis protein CutC produces the protein MSERAVLEVIALGVEDAVAAEAGGADRLELVTDMAADGLTPPVATFAGIRAAVGISLRVMLRLADGFEAGDVRGLVRAARELRAAGADEFVLGFLDETGEPDLSALDAVLAELDGCRWTFHRAIDRAADRDALRKSLADLPGLDTYLTAGSAAGVDEGLTTLLAEAARSGEPGYEPQLLVGGGLRLDHVPGLRAAGVDAFHIGGAARPGGWDVPVSAEAVREWRTALDV, from the coding sequence ATGAGTGAGCGTGCAGTCCTGGAGGTGATCGCCCTCGGTGTCGAGGACGCGGTCGCCGCCGAGGCCGGAGGCGCGGACCGACTGGAGCTGGTCACCGACATGGCCGCCGACGGGCTGACCCCGCCGGTCGCGACCTTCGCGGGGATCAGGGCCGCCGTCGGTATCTCGCTGCGCGTGATGCTGCGCCTGGCCGACGGTTTCGAGGCCGGGGACGTACGAGGACTCGTGCGGGCGGCGCGGGAGCTGCGGGCCGCCGGGGCGGACGAGTTCGTGCTCGGGTTCCTGGACGAGACCGGGGAGCCGGACCTGTCCGCGCTCGACGCGGTGCTCGCCGAGCTGGACGGCTGCCGCTGGACGTTCCACCGGGCGATCGACCGCGCTGCCGACCGCGACGCGCTGCGCAAGAGCCTCGCCGACCTGCCCGGCCTGGACACGTACCTCACGGCGGGGTCGGCGGCGGGCGTGGACGAGGGCCTGACCACCCTCCTCGCGGAGGCGGCCCGCAGCGGCGAACCGGGGTACGAGCCGCAGCTCCTCGTCGGCGGCGGCCTGCGCCTCGACCATGTGCCGGGGCTGCGGGCCGCCGGTGTCGACGCCTTCCACATCGGGGGAGCGGCACGGCCCGGCGGCTGGGACGTGCCGGTCTCGGCGGAGGCGGTACGGGAGTGGCGGACGGCGCTGGACGTGTGA
- a CDS encoding HelD family protein yields MSAPDPSDDPLSRERTHLTHSRAALRSMREDVESLDIRDVTANWVNAEVLSRQIEERVKALADLSHTPLFFGRLDYLHSPGADQAEGAEGERFYIGRRHVHDADGDPMVIDWRAPVSQPFYRASKKNPLDIALRRRFGYTAGDLTAYEDEHLSDPADSSGDTTTSKLLQQEIERPRVGPMRDIVATIQPEQDEIVRSGLGGSVCVQGGPGTGKTAVGLHRVAYLLYAHRDRLARTGTLVIGPNASFLHYIEQVLPALGELEVKQATVDDLVAHVEVRGRDEAAAAVVKGDARMAEVLRRAVRSHVTMPTEPVMVVRGSRRWRVPAYELEVIVRELLDRDLRYGAAREALPQRIAHAVLVQMERSGEAPDDRVQDAVARNTAVKAAVKALWPPVDPAKLVLRLLSDADFLAIHAEGVLTEDEQKTILWARPVRSVKSAKWAAADAVLIDEATDLVQRTHSLGHVVLDEAQDLSPMQYRAVGRRCTTGSATVLGDLAQGTTPWATRSWDEALTHLGKGDAVVEELTAGFRVPTDVITYASRLLPHIAPGLTPVASVRENPGFFEVRPATADTADTEVVAACEELLRNEGSVGLIAADARVPLLAEALTAAGLPYLGPGEETTLTTRLTLVPASLAKGLEYDYVVLDEPRAVVDGEPDERTGLRRLYVSLTRAVSGLIVTHGAPLPPQLSEH; encoded by the coding sequence ATGTCGGCCCCCGATCCGTCCGACGACCCGCTCTCCCGCGAGCGCACCCACCTCACCCACTCCCGCGCCGCCCTCCGCTCGATGCGCGAGGACGTCGAGTCGCTCGACATCCGGGACGTCACCGCGAACTGGGTCAACGCGGAGGTCCTCTCCCGCCAGATCGAGGAGCGCGTCAAGGCCCTCGCGGACCTCTCGCACACCCCGCTCTTCTTCGGCCGCCTCGACTATCTGCACTCCCCTGGCGCGGACCAGGCGGAGGGCGCGGAGGGCGAGCGCTTCTACATCGGGCGCCGGCACGTGCACGACGCCGACGGGGACCCGATGGTGATCGACTGGCGTGCCCCGGTGTCCCAGCCCTTCTACCGGGCCTCCAAGAAGAACCCGCTGGACATCGCCCTGCGCCGCCGCTTCGGCTACACGGCCGGCGACCTCACCGCGTACGAGGACGAGCACCTCTCCGACCCCGCCGACTCGTCGGGGGACACCACCACCAGCAAGCTGCTCCAGCAGGAGATCGAGCGCCCGCGCGTCGGCCCGATGCGCGACATCGTGGCGACGATCCAGCCCGAGCAGGACGAGATCGTACGGTCCGGCCTCGGCGGCTCGGTCTGCGTGCAGGGCGGTCCGGGCACCGGCAAGACGGCGGTCGGCCTGCACCGGGTCGCCTACCTCCTCTACGCCCACCGCGACCGGCTCGCCCGCACCGGCACCCTGGTCATCGGGCCGAACGCGTCCTTCCTCCACTACATCGAGCAAGTGCTGCCCGCACTGGGCGAGTTGGAGGTCAAGCAGGCCACGGTCGACGACCTGGTCGCGCATGTGGAGGTGCGGGGCAGGGACGAGGCGGCGGCCGCGGTCGTCAAGGGCGACGCACGGATGGCCGAGGTGCTGCGCCGGGCCGTCCGCTCGCACGTGACCATGCCCACCGAGCCGGTCATGGTGGTCCGCGGCTCACGGCGCTGGCGCGTTCCGGCGTACGAACTCGAAGTCATCGTCCGGGAGTTGCTCGACCGGGACCTCCGGTACGGCGCCGCCCGCGAGGCCCTGCCGCAGCGCATCGCGCACGCCGTGCTGGTGCAGATGGAGCGGTCGGGCGAGGCCCCGGACGACCGGGTGCAGGACGCCGTGGCCCGCAACACCGCGGTGAAGGCGGCGGTGAAGGCTCTCTGGCCGCCGGTCGACCCCGCGAAGCTCGTGCTGCGCCTGCTCTCCGACGCCGACTTCCTGGCCATCCACGCGGAGGGCGTCCTCACCGAGGACGAGCAGAAGACGATCCTCTGGGCCAGGCCCGTACGGTCGGTCAAGTCCGCCAAGTGGGCCGCCGCGGACGCCGTGTTGATCGACGAGGCCACCGACCTCGTACAGCGCACGCACTCCCTCGGCCACGTGGTGCTCGACGAGGCGCAGGACCTCTCCCCCATGCAGTACCGGGCGGTGGGGCGGCGCTGCACGACCGGTTCGGCGACCGTGCTCGGGGACCTGGCGCAGGGCACGACGCCCTGGGCGACCCGGAGTTGGGACGAGGCGCTGACCCACCTGGGCAAGGGGGACGCGGTCGTCGAGGAGCTGACGGCCGGATTCCGTGTGCCGACGGACGTCATCACGTACGCGTCCCGGCTCCTCCCCCACATCGCGCCCGGCCTGACCCCGGTTGCGTCGGTCCGCGAGAACCCGGGCTTCTTCGAGGTACGCCCGGCCACCGCGGACACCGCGGACACCGAAGTGGTCGCCGCCTGCGAGGAGTTGCTGCGCAACGAGGGTTCGGTCGGCCTGATCGCGGCCGACGCGCGCGTGCCGCTCCTTGCCGAGGCCCTGACGGCGGCCGGGCTCCCCTACCTGGGCCCCGGCGAGGAGACGACCCTCACCACCCGCCTCACCCTGGTCCCGGCCTCGCTCGCCAAGGGCCTGGAGTACGACTACGTGGTCCTGGACGAACCCCGGGCCGTGGTCGACGGCGAACCGGACGAACGCACCGGCCTGCGCCGCCTGTACGTCTCCCTGACCCGAGCGGTCTCGGGCCTGATCGTGACACACGGGGCCCCGCTGCCGCCCCAACTGTCGGAACACTGA
- a CDS encoding DNA repair helicase XPB, whose translation MNGPLIVQSDKTLLLEVDHELADECRRAIAPFAELERAPEHIHTYRLTPLGLWNARAAGHDAEQVVDALVQYSRYPVPHALLVDIAETMDRYGRLTLSKDPAHGLVLTTTDRPVLEEILRSKRVIPLVGVRIDPDTVAVHPSERGQIKQTLLRLGWPAEDLAGYVDGEAHPIELAEDGWALRPYQKQAVENFWHGGSGVVVLPCGAGKTLVGAGSMAQAKATTLILVTNTVSARQWKHELVKRTSLTEEEIGEYSGTKKEIRPVTIATYQVLTTKRKGVYPHLELFDSRDWGLIVYDEVHLLPAPVFKFTADLQARRRLGLTATLVREDGRESDVFSLIGPKRFDAPWKEIEAQGYIAPADCVEVRVNLTDAERLAYATAETEEKYRFCATTVTKRKVTEALVRRFAGQQILVIGQYIDQLDELGEHLDAPVIKGETSNAQREKLFEAFRQGEISVLVVSKVANFSIDLPEATVAIQVSGTFGSRQEEAQRLGRVLRPKADGHQAHFYSVVARDTIDQDFAAHRQRFLAEQGYAYRIVDADELLADS comes from the coding sequence GTGAATGGTCCACTCATCGTCCAGTCCGACAAGACGCTGCTCCTGGAGGTCGACCACGAGCTGGCGGACGAGTGCCGTCGTGCCATCGCGCCCTTCGCCGAGCTGGAGCGGGCACCGGAGCACATCCACACGTACCGGCTGACGCCGCTCGGGCTGTGGAACGCGCGTGCGGCCGGGCACGACGCCGAGCAGGTCGTGGACGCGCTCGTGCAGTACAGCCGTTATCCGGTGCCGCACGCGCTGCTGGTCGACATCGCGGAGACGATGGACCGCTACGGCCGCCTGACGCTGAGCAAGGACCCGGCACACGGGCTCGTCCTCACGACCACCGACCGGCCCGTGCTGGAGGAGATCCTCCGCTCGAAGCGGGTCATTCCGCTGGTCGGCGTCCGGATCGACCCGGACACGGTCGCCGTGCACCCCTCCGAGCGCGGCCAGATCAAGCAGACGCTGCTGAGGCTTGGCTGGCCGGCCGAGGACCTCGCCGGGTACGTGGACGGCGAGGCGCACCCCATCGAACTGGCCGAGGACGGCTGGGCGCTGCGGCCGTACCAGAAGCAGGCGGTGGAGAACTTCTGGCACGGCGGTTCAGGGGTGGTCGTACTCCCCTGTGGCGCCGGAAAGACGCTGGTCGGCGCCGGGTCCATGGCCCAGGCGAAGGCCACGACCCTGATCCTCGTCACGAACACCGTCTCCGCCCGGCAGTGGAAGCACGAGCTGGTGAAGCGGACCTCGCTGACCGAGGAGGAGATCGGGGAGTACAGCGGTACGAAGAAGGAGATCCGGCCGGTCACCATCGCGACGTACCAGGTCCTGACGACGAAGCGGAAGGGTGTCTATCCGCACCTGGAGCTGTTCGACTCCCGCGACTGGGGTCTGATCGTCTACGACGAGGTGCACCTGCTGCCTGCGCCGGTCTTCAAGTTCACGGCGGACCTGCAGGCGCGTCGGCGGCTCGGTCTGACGGCCACGCTGGTCCGGGAGGACGGCCGTGAGTCGGACGTGTTCTCGCTGATCGGCCCGAAGCGGTTCGACGCTCCCTGGAAGGAGATCGAGGCGCAGGGGTACATCGCGCCCGCGGACTGTGTGGAGGTCCGCGTCAACCTCACGGACGCCGAGCGCCTCGCCTACGCGACCGCCGAGACGGAGGAGAAGTACCGCTTCTGCGCGACGACCGTGACGAAGCGGAAGGTGACGGAGGCGCTGGTGCGGCGTTTCGCCGGGCAGCAGATCCTCGTCATCGGGCAGTACATCGACCAACTCGACGAGCTGGGCGAGCACTTGGACGCGCCTGTCATCAAGGGTGAGACGTCGAACGCGCAGCGCGAGAAGCTCTTCGAGGCGTTTCGGCAGGGCGAGATCAGTGTTCTCGTCGTTTCCAAGGTCGCGAACTTCTCGATCGACCTGCCGGAGGCGACTGTCGCGATCCAGGTGTCCGGCACGTTCGGGTCCCGCCAGGAGGAGGCGCAGCGGCTCGGGCGGGTGCTGCGGCCGAAGGCCGACGGGCACCAGGCCCACTTCTACTCGGTGGTGGCCCGGGACACGATCGATCAGGACTTCGCCGCGCATCGGCAGCGGTTCCTGGCCGAGCAGGGGTATGCGTATCGCATCGTGGATGCGGATGAGTTGCTCGCGGACAGCTGA
- a CDS encoding DUF4031 domain-containing protein, translating into MTVYIDPPDWPGHGRMWSHLVSDVSYDELHDFARRLGAPAKAFERDHYDIPSHRYEDAVAAGAVEVRSREVVRLLLASGLRRPKGRAVPGS; encoded by the coding sequence GTGACCGTCTACATCGACCCGCCCGACTGGCCGGGGCACGGCCGCATGTGGTCCCACCTCGTCAGCGACGTCTCGTACGACGAACTGCACGACTTCGCCCGCCGGCTGGGCGCCCCCGCCAAGGCCTTCGAGCGTGATCACTACGACATCCCCTCGCACCGGTACGAGGACGCGGTCGCGGCCGGAGCGGTGGAGGTCCGCAGCCGCGAGGTGGTGCGGCTGCTGCTCGCTTCGGGGCTGCGCAGACCCAAGGGGCGTGCTGTTCCCGGGAGTTGA
- a CDS encoding maleylpyruvate isomerase family mycothiol-dependent enzyme, with amino-acid sequence MTAADTHPVRDPELPGRLLAAERDALIPFLRGRPEHDFEVRTCCPGWTVRHVLAHCSAALSRVVESRYEEGVFSPEANDRDIAERSGRSLAEILDELERGMTDAGPVIAKAGGALDGVGLGEWVHAGDVRDAWGEPGAYAGAQVGPALDLLAWITRDRGRPALHADLDDVDEPLLLGAPSGDRPPARYIGDAATLVRLHAGRPLTGTRYELAGATEAELDLFG; translated from the coding sequence ATGACTGCCGCAGACACGCACCCCGTACGCGATCCGGAACTTCCCGGCCGTCTCCTGGCCGCAGAACGGGACGCCCTGATCCCCTTCCTCCGAGGGCGACCCGAGCACGACTTCGAGGTCAGGACCTGCTGTCCGGGCTGGACCGTGCGACACGTCCTCGCACACTGCTCGGCCGCGTTGTCGCGGGTCGTGGAGAGCCGCTACGAGGAGGGGGTGTTCAGCCCCGAGGCGAACGACCGGGACATCGCCGAGCGGTCCGGCCGGTCCCTCGCGGAGATCCTCGACGAGCTGGAGCGGGGCATGACCGACGCGGGCCCCGTGATCGCCAAGGCCGGCGGCGCGCTGGACGGGGTCGGACTCGGCGAGTGGGTGCACGCGGGGGACGTACGGGACGCCTGGGGCGAGCCCGGGGCGTACGCGGGTGCCCAAGTGGGGCCCGCGCTCGACCTGTTGGCGTGGATCACCCGTGACCGGGGGCGGCCCGCCCTGCACGCCGACCTCGACGACGTGGACGAGCCGCTGCTGCTCGGCGCGCCCTCGGGAGACCGGCCGCCCGCCCGGTACATCGGCGACGCGGCCACTCTCGTACGGCTTCACGCGGGGCGCCCGCTGACAGGGACGCGGTACGAGCTGGCGGGGGCGACGGAGGCGGAGCTCGATCTGTTCGGCTGA
- a CDS encoding Cmx/CmrA family chloramphenicol efflux MFS transporter has translation MPLAVYVLGLSVFALGTSEFMLSGLLPAVADDMNVSIPRAGLLISAFAVGMVVGAPLLAVATLRLPRRTTLISLIAVFGVGQIAGALAPNYAVLFASRVVSALACAGFWAVGAAVAIAMVPVNARARALAVMIGGLSIANVLGVPAGAFLGESLGWRSAFWAVGAASAVALVGVATLIPRIPLPDEKPQLRRELRIYRDRQVWLSISLIAFAAGGVFCAFSYLAPLLTDVSGLDDSWVPVVLGLFGVGALIGTMIGGRIADAHLFGVLLSGIAASSVLLVALALLGQYAVAAVTLAFLLGVSAFYTAPALNARMFNVAGKAPTLAGATTTAAFNLGNTGGPWIGGAVIDAGLGFASPAWAGAALTVTAGAVTAVSLRLHRRTAASRVVIAGAPAASTATAASTAATAANEPINQSRSAN, from the coding sequence ATGCCCCTGGCCGTCTACGTCCTCGGGCTCTCCGTCTTCGCACTGGGCACCAGTGAGTTCATGCTCTCCGGCCTGCTGCCGGCCGTCGCGGACGACATGAACGTGTCGATTCCGCGCGCGGGGCTGCTGATATCCGCCTTCGCCGTCGGCATGGTGGTGGGCGCGCCGCTGCTGGCCGTGGCGACGCTCCGGCTGCCCCGCCGTACGACCCTGATCTCGCTCATCGCGGTCTTCGGGGTGGGCCAGATCGCGGGCGCCCTCGCCCCGAACTACGCCGTGCTCTTCGCGTCCCGTGTCGTGAGCGCGCTGGCCTGCGCCGGGTTCTGGGCGGTCGGCGCGGCCGTGGCCATCGCCATGGTTCCGGTGAACGCCCGGGCCCGTGCCCTGGCCGTGATGATCGGCGGCCTGTCCATCGCGAACGTCCTCGGTGTCCCGGCGGGCGCCTTCCTGGGCGAGAGCCTCGGCTGGCGTTCGGCGTTCTGGGCGGTCGGCGCTGCCTCCGCGGTCGCGCTGGTCGGAGTGGCCACGCTCATCCCCCGTATCCCGCTCCCCGACGAGAAGCCGCAGCTCAGGCGGGAGCTGCGGATCTACCGCGACCGGCAGGTCTGGCTCTCCATCTCGCTGATCGCGTTCGCCGCGGGCGGTGTCTTCTGTGCGTTCAGCTATCTCGCGCCACTGCTGACCGACGTGTCCGGGCTCGACGACAGCTGGGTGCCCGTGGTGCTCGGTCTGTTCGGCGTCGGGGCGCTGATCGGCACGATGATCGGGGGCCGGATCGCGGACGCGCACCTCTTCGGGGTGCTGCTCTCCGGTATCGCGGCCTCGTCCGTGCTGCTGGTCGCGCTGGCGCTGCTCGGGCAGTACGCCGTCGCCGCCGTCACGCTCGCCTTCCTCCTCGGTGTCTCCGCCTTCTACACGGCCCCGGCCCTGAACGCCCGGATGTTCAACGTCGCGGGCAAGGCCCCGACCCTGGCCGGTGCCACCACCACGGCCGCGTTCAACCTCGGCAACACCGGCGGCCCCTGGATCGGCGGTGCCGTCATCGACGCGGGCCTCGGCTTCGCCTCCCCGGCCTGGGCGGGCGCGGCCCTGACGGTCACGGCGGGCGCGGTGACGGCGGTCTCGCTGCGCCTGCACCGGCGTACGGCGGCCTCGCGCGTGGTGATCGCCGGAGCCCCGGCAGCCTCCACAGCCACGGCAGCCTCTACGGCCGCCACAGCCGCCAACGAGCCGATTAATCAGTCTCGTTCGGCGAACTGA
- a CDS encoding HD domain-containing protein, with product MANIDAPDTTDPLGALRSRWFRALEGARDDGAQVDPAPYADNLISRWSEPQRRYHTVEHLTAVLDHIDVLEAHEKYAGDADLVRLAAWFHDAVYLPDRSENEERSARLAERALPETGVSAAGTAEVARLVRLTVTHAPADDDPNGQVLCDADLAILAAPPAAYAAYTAAVREEYAFVPPDAFREGRAAILRQLLELPRLFHTPYGTREWEGPARLNLESELNRLTG from the coding sequence ATGGCAAACATCGACGCCCCTGACACCACCGACCCGCTTGGCGCCCTGCGCTCCCGCTGGTTCCGTGCCCTGGAAGGGGCCCGTGACGACGGGGCCCAGGTGGACCCCGCCCCCTACGCCGACAACCTCATCTCCCGCTGGTCCGAGCCGCAGCGGCGGTATCACACGGTCGAGCATCTGACGGCGGTCCTGGACCACATCGATGTGCTGGAGGCGCACGAGAAGTACGCGGGCGACGCGGACCTGGTCCGGCTGGCCGCGTGGTTCCATGACGCGGTCTATCTCCCGGACCGTTCCGAGAACGAGGAGCGGTCCGCCCGGCTCGCCGAGCGCGCGCTTCCCGAGACCGGTGTCTCCGCGGCCGGCACGGCGGAGGTCGCCCGCCTGGTCCGCCTCACCGTCACGCACGCCCCGGCCGACGACGACCCCAACGGCCAGGTGCTCTGCGACGCCGACCTGGCGATCCTCGCCGCGCCCCCGGCCGCGTACGCCGCCTACACGGCCGCCGTCCGCGAGGAGTACGCCTTCGTCCCGCCGGACGCCTTCCGCGAGGGCCGCGCGGCGATCCTGCGGCAGCTTCTGGAACTGCCCCGCCTCTTCCACACCCCGTACGGGACAAGGGAATGGGAGGGTCCGGCACGCCTGAACCTGGAGTCGGAGCTCAACCGGTTGACGGGCTGA
- a CDS encoding GNAT family N-acetyltransferase: MLAMGGDQVEEAVADAVAVLRRVADRDWSVKAGRLDWSCRRTAEHIASDCIAYAGQLAGLPTDRYVPFDITFDECESPEDVLQVVEATGTLLAAAVRTAPREARAFHPYPFRSANREGFAAMGVTEVLAHTHDIAEGLGIAYEPPAALCEAVLTRIFPQVRPAPGADHWRTLLWATGRGDLPGRAPLTTWRWNNNLVIPADRLTLQGVTPAAAADLRTGGTGGFEWIEGGPFEGTRDAAGMVTKAYEAGVHRPEFGLFVLVRREDGRAVGGMGFHGSPDEDGRAEVGYDLAESARGNGYAAEALRTLSAWALSRDDVTSLFATVDRVNAPSQNVLSRAGFTRVSGAGEGGEGEGGEQYAYELRG; this comes from the coding sequence ATGCTGGCTATGGGCGGGGATCAGGTGGAAGAGGCCGTCGCGGACGCGGTGGCGGTGCTGCGGCGGGTGGCCGACCGGGACTGGAGCGTCAAGGCGGGCCGTCTGGACTGGAGTTGTCGTAGGACGGCGGAGCACATCGCGTCGGACTGCATCGCGTACGCGGGGCAGTTGGCGGGCCTCCCCACCGACCGTTACGTGCCGTTCGACATCACGTTCGACGAGTGCGAGAGCCCCGAGGACGTCCTCCAGGTCGTCGAGGCGACCGGCACCCTGCTCGCGGCCGCCGTCCGCACCGCCCCGCGCGAGGCCCGCGCCTTCCACCCGTACCCCTTCCGCAGCGCGAACCGCGAGGGCTTCGCCGCGATGGGCGTCACCGAGGTGCTCGCGCACACGCACGACATCGCCGAGGGCCTGGGCATCGCGTACGAGCCCCCGGCCGCGCTCTGCGAGGCGGTGCTCACCCGGATCTTCCCGCAGGTCAGGCCCGCGCCCGGCGCCGACCACTGGCGCACGCTCCTGTGGGCCACGGGCCGCGGCGACCTGCCCGGCCGCGCGCCCCTCACCACCTGGCGCTGGAACAACAACCTCGTGATCCCTGCCGACCGCCTCACCCTCCAGGGCGTCACCCCCGCGGCCGCCGCCGACCTCCGCACGGGCGGCACCGGCGGCTTCGAGTGGATCGAGGGCGGCCCCTTCGAGGGCACCCGGGACGCCGCCGGCATGGTGACGAAGGCGTACGAGGCCGGGGTGCACCGACCGGAGTTCGGCCTGTTCGTCCTCGTACGCCGCGAGGACGGCCGCGCGGTCGGCGGCATGGGCTTCCACGGCTCCCCGGACGAGGACGGCCGCGCCGAGGTCGGCTACGACCTGGCCGAGTCCGCCCGCGGCAACGGCTACGCCGCCGAGGCCCTGCGCACCCTGTCCGCCTGGGCCCTCTCCCGCGACGACGTCACGTCCCTGTTCGCCACGGTGGACCGCGTCAACGCCCCTTCCCAGAACGTGCTGTCACGCGCGGGCTTCACCCGGGTGAGCGGGGCGGGCGAGGGCGGAGAGGGAGAGGGCGGGGAGCAGTACGCGTACGAGCTGCGGGGCTGA